The following coding sequences lie in one Phalacrocorax carbo chromosome 3, bPhaCar2.1, whole genome shotgun sequence genomic window:
- the TFB1M gene encoding dimethyladenosine transferase 1, mitochondrial isoform X1 → MCLYVDAPRQRSGASFSGLAPPATPRKEQEFCLMAVPGKAAAFRLPPLPTVGEIIKLFRLKAQKQLSQNFLLDLRLTDKIVRQAGELKNAHVCEVGPGPGGITRSILSAGVEQLLLIEKDARFIPGLQMLSKAAPGKVRIVHGDILTYKMDKAFPKHLKKNWEDEPPDIHIIGNLPFSVSTPLIIKWLENVSKKDGPFIYGRTQMTLTFQKEVAERLIANPGAKQRSRLSVMAQHLCTVENCFIIPGQAFVPKPDVDVAVVHFTPLVQPKIEQPFELVEKVVRSAFQFRRKYCFRGIETLFPESGRLKRTEQLMMTANVDPTLRPFQLSMSQFRNLCNTYRKMCDEDPSLFVYNHREELKQKKAVRNSVQSTSQPEETEETEEKNQL, encoded by the exons ATGTGCCTTTATGTGGACGCGCCGCGGCAGAGGAGCGGCGCTTCCTTTTCCGGGTTAGCCCCCCCCGCTACACC GAGGAAGGAACAAGAGTTTTGTCTTATGGCTGTCCCAGGAAAGGCGGCAGCTTTCCGTCTGCCTCCCCTGCCAACTGTTGGAGAGATTATCAAACTCTTTCGTCttaaagcacagaaacagctttCCCAAAACTTTCTACTGGATTTGCGATTGAcag ACAAGATAGTGAGACAAGCTGGTGAGCTGAAAAATGCCCATGTTTGTGAAGTGGGCCCTGGGCCAGGAGGAATTACCAGATCCATTCTCAGTGCTGGTGTTGAACAACTCCTTTTAATTGAAAAAGATGCCCGATTTATTCCAGGATTGCAG ATGTTATCCAAAGCAGCTCCAGGAAAAGTGCGCATTGTTCATGGAGATATCCTGACATATAAGATGGACAAGGCTTTCCCAAAGCACTTAAAAAAGAACTGGGAGGACG AGCCGCCAGATATACATATCATTGGGAATCTGCCATTCAGTGTTTCAACTCCTCTAATCATCAAATGGCTTGAGAATGTTTCCAAAAAGGATGGACCTTTTATTTATGGCAGGACACAGATGACGTTGACTTTTCAGAAGGAAGTTGCAGAG AGGCTTATAGCTAATCCAGGAGCTAAGCAACGTAGCAGACTGTCCGTCATGGCTCAGCATCTCTGCACTGTTGAGAACTGTTTCATAATCCCAGGTCAAGCCTTTGTTCCAAAGCCAGAT gtGGATGTGGCTGTGGTGCATTTCACTCCATTGGTGCAACCAAAGATAGAGCAGCCTTTTGAGCTAGTAGAAAAAGTGGTTCGAAGTGCATTTCAgtttagaagaaaatactgcttCCGCGGGATCGA GACCTTGTTTCCTGAAAGCGGACGTttgaaaagaacagaacagCTGATGATGACAGCAAACGTTGATCCAACTCTGCGTCCTTTTCAGCTCTCCATGTCACAGTTTAGAAATCTGTGCAATACGTACAGGAAAATGTGCGATGAAGACCCAAGCCTTTTTGTGTACAACCACAGAGAAGAACTAAAGCAAAAGAAGGCGGTGAGGAATTCAGTTCAAAGTACCAGTCAGCCTGAAGAGACTGAAgagactgaagagaaaaatcagctgTAA
- the TFB1M gene encoding dimethyladenosine transferase 1, mitochondrial isoform X2, which translates to MAVPGKAAAFRLPPLPTVGEIIKLFRLKAQKQLSQNFLLDLRLTDKIVRQAGELKNAHVCEVGPGPGGITRSILSAGVEQLLLIEKDARFIPGLQMLSKAAPGKVRIVHGDILTYKMDKAFPKHLKKNWEDEPPDIHIIGNLPFSVSTPLIIKWLENVSKKDGPFIYGRTQMTLTFQKEVAERLIANPGAKQRSRLSVMAQHLCTVENCFIIPGQAFVPKPDVDVAVVHFTPLVQPKIEQPFELVEKVVRSAFQFRRKYCFRGIETLFPESGRLKRTEQLMMTANVDPTLRPFQLSMSQFRNLCNTYRKMCDEDPSLFVYNHREELKQKKAVRNSVQSTSQPEETEETEEKNQL; encoded by the exons ATGGCTGTCCCAGGAAAGGCGGCAGCTTTCCGTCTGCCTCCCCTGCCAACTGTTGGAGAGATTATCAAACTCTTTCGTCttaaagcacagaaacagctttCCCAAAACTTTCTACTGGATTTGCGATTGAcag ACAAGATAGTGAGACAAGCTGGTGAGCTGAAAAATGCCCATGTTTGTGAAGTGGGCCCTGGGCCAGGAGGAATTACCAGATCCATTCTCAGTGCTGGTGTTGAACAACTCCTTTTAATTGAAAAAGATGCCCGATTTATTCCAGGATTGCAG ATGTTATCCAAAGCAGCTCCAGGAAAAGTGCGCATTGTTCATGGAGATATCCTGACATATAAGATGGACAAGGCTTTCCCAAAGCACTTAAAAAAGAACTGGGAGGACG AGCCGCCAGATATACATATCATTGGGAATCTGCCATTCAGTGTTTCAACTCCTCTAATCATCAAATGGCTTGAGAATGTTTCCAAAAAGGATGGACCTTTTATTTATGGCAGGACACAGATGACGTTGACTTTTCAGAAGGAAGTTGCAGAG AGGCTTATAGCTAATCCAGGAGCTAAGCAACGTAGCAGACTGTCCGTCATGGCTCAGCATCTCTGCACTGTTGAGAACTGTTTCATAATCCCAGGTCAAGCCTTTGTTCCAAAGCCAGAT gtGGATGTGGCTGTGGTGCATTTCACTCCATTGGTGCAACCAAAGATAGAGCAGCCTTTTGAGCTAGTAGAAAAAGTGGTTCGAAGTGCATTTCAgtttagaagaaaatactgcttCCGCGGGATCGA GACCTTGTTTCCTGAAAGCGGACGTttgaaaagaacagaacagCTGATGATGACAGCAAACGTTGATCCAACTCTGCGTCCTTTTCAGCTCTCCATGTCACAGTTTAGAAATCTGTGCAATACGTACAGGAAAATGTGCGATGAAGACCCAAGCCTTTTTGTGTACAACCACAGAGAAGAACTAAAGCAAAAGAAGGCGGTGAGGAATTCAGTTCAAAGTACCAGTCAGCCTGAAGAGACTGAAgagactgaagagaaaaatcagctgTAA
- the TFB1M gene encoding dimethyladenosine transferase 1, mitochondrial isoform X3, with product MQPLQQISMNKSTLCRVYNELLMLSKAAPGKVRIVHGDILTYKMDKAFPKHLKKNWEDEPPDIHIIGNLPFSVSTPLIIKWLENVSKKDGPFIYGRTQMTLTFQKEVAERLIANPGAKQRSRLSVMAQHLCTVENCFIIPGQAFVPKPDVDVAVVHFTPLVQPKIEQPFELVEKVVRSAFQFRRKYCFRGIETLFPESGRLKRTEQLMMTANVDPTLRPFQLSMSQFRNLCNTYRKMCDEDPSLFVYNHREELKQKKAVRNSVQSTSQPEETEETEEKNQL from the exons ATGCAGCCACTACAACAGATTTCTATGAATAAAAGTACACTTTGCAGGGTCTATAATGAGCTTTTG ATGTTATCCAAAGCAGCTCCAGGAAAAGTGCGCATTGTTCATGGAGATATCCTGACATATAAGATGGACAAGGCTTTCCCAAAGCACTTAAAAAAGAACTGGGAGGACG AGCCGCCAGATATACATATCATTGGGAATCTGCCATTCAGTGTTTCAACTCCTCTAATCATCAAATGGCTTGAGAATGTTTCCAAAAAGGATGGACCTTTTATTTATGGCAGGACACAGATGACGTTGACTTTTCAGAAGGAAGTTGCAGAG AGGCTTATAGCTAATCCAGGAGCTAAGCAACGTAGCAGACTGTCCGTCATGGCTCAGCATCTCTGCACTGTTGAGAACTGTTTCATAATCCCAGGTCAAGCCTTTGTTCCAAAGCCAGAT gtGGATGTGGCTGTGGTGCATTTCACTCCATTGGTGCAACCAAAGATAGAGCAGCCTTTTGAGCTAGTAGAAAAAGTGGTTCGAAGTGCATTTCAgtttagaagaaaatactgcttCCGCGGGATCGA GACCTTGTTTCCTGAAAGCGGACGTttgaaaagaacagaacagCTGATGATGACAGCAAACGTTGATCCAACTCTGCGTCCTTTTCAGCTCTCCATGTCACAGTTTAGAAATCTGTGCAATACGTACAGGAAAATGTGCGATGAAGACCCAAGCCTTTTTGTGTACAACCACAGAGAAGAACTAAAGCAAAAGAAGGCGGTGAGGAATTCAGTTCAAAGTACCAGTCAGCCTGAAGAGACTGAAgagactgaagagaaaaatcagctgTAA
- the CLDN20 gene encoding claudin-20, translated as MASASLQFFAFILALFGVFGDITATLLPNWKVNADVGSNIITAITQMQGLWMDCTWYSTGMFSCTLKYSILSLPIYIQAARTTMVLSCILSAFGICITTVGMKCTKLGGDPDSKSHACFAGGVCFIIAGICGLVPTSWHMREIISNFLDQTIPESSKHEPGGAVYTGFISAGLLLIAGVIFCTSCLKKQHGAWIYPSKQHQFPSTEQESNAGYDLKDYV; from the coding sequence ATGGCATCAGCAAGTCTGcagttctttgcttttattctggctttgtttggtgtttttggAGATATCACAGCCACTTTGCTACCAAACTGGAAGGTAAATGCAGATGTCGGTTCAAATATCATAACAGCTATAACACAGATGCAAGGACTTTGGATGGACTGCACCTGGTACAGCACTGGGATGTTTAGCTGCACCCTGAAATACTccattctctctctccccatctACATCCAGGCTGCACGGACCACCATGGTACTGTCTTGTATCCTGTCAGCCTTTGGGATCTGCATCACTACAGTTGGAATGAAATGCACAAAGTTAGGAGGGGACCCTGACAGCAAAAGTCACGCTTGTTTTGCTGGAGGAGTCTGCTTCATTATTGCAGGAATCTGTGGATTAGTACCAACATCCTGGCACatgagagaaattatttcaaattttctgGACCAGACCATTCCTGAGAGCAGTAAACATGAACCAGGAGGAGCGGTTTATACAGGATTCATTTCAGCAGGGCTTCTGCTTATCGCAGGTGTGATCTTCTGCACTTCCTGTTTGAAAAAGCAGCACGGAGCATGGATATACCCTTCAAAGCAGCACCAGTTCCCATCTACAGAACAGGAGAGCAACGCAGGTTATGACCTGAAGGACTATGTGTAA